A segment of the Prochlorococcus sp. RS04 genome:
ACTTATAAAAACTAAAAGGAATACAAAATTTTATTTGATTTATTGAAGTGGACATACCCAAAATCCAATGGTACCCAGGCCATATCGCAAAAGCAGAAAAGAAATTATCTGAAGTTATCAATAAAGTAGATTTAGTTATAGAAGTTAGAGATGCAAGAATTCCTTTGTCGACAGGACATCCACACTTAAATAAATGGATAAATAATAAAAAACATATTCTTGTTATTAACAGATCAGACATGATCTCCCTTCATACAATCAATAGTTGGAATAAATGGTTTAATGCTAAAGATCAATATCCTCTTTGGTGTGATGCCAAAAGAGGAATAGGTATTAAAGAAATTTGTAAGTCAGCCAAAGATTCTAGGTCGTCAATCGACGATAGAAGACTCTCTAGAGGAATGCGAATTAGGTCAATTAGAGCCCTTTTACTTGGTTTCCCAAACGTAGGAAAGTCAGCATTAATTAATAGAATTGCAAAAAAAAGAGTTGTAGATAGCGCTAGGAAAGCAGGCGTGACTCGTAATTTAAGATGGATAAAATTAGAAAGTGGTATAGATCTGCT
Coding sequences within it:
- the ylqF gene encoding ribosome biogenesis GTPase YlqF — translated: MDIPKIQWYPGHIAKAEKKLSEVINKVDLVIEVRDARIPLSTGHPHLNKWINNKKHILVINRSDMISLHTINSWNKWFNAKDQYPLWCDAKRGIGIKEICKSAKDSRSSIDDRRLSRGMRIRSIRALLLGFPNVGKSALINRIAKKRVVDSARKAGVTRNLRWIKLESGIDLLDAPGVIPPNLEDQKSALNLALCDDIGEAAYEIESVAIGFIKIISTLNKDKNANISVKQISNRYGVDIAKGFKSPSAWMNEAASKHTSGDIRRMSHKLLEDYRNQMLGKIALEVPLWN